Proteins co-encoded in one Rudaeicoccus suwonensis genomic window:
- a CDS encoding LuxR C-terminal-related transcriptional regulator has translation MTARVVLVDDHRMFRSGVKAELDDSVCVVGEAADVDTAIAVIRAERPDVVLLDVHLPGGNGNGGSDVVTGCAGVTNQGDAPVRFLALSVSDAADDVISVIRAGARGYVTKTISPTDLVTAIHRVAEGDAVFSPRLAGFVLDAFGATAGEIAEIDEELDRLSAREREVMRLIARGYQYKEVAKELFISIKTVETHVSSVLRKLQLSSRHELTSWAMQRRLL, from the coding sequence ATGACGGCGCGTGTGGTGCTGGTCGACGACCACCGGATGTTCCGATCGGGTGTGAAGGCAGAACTCGACGACAGCGTCTGCGTGGTGGGCGAGGCTGCTGACGTCGACACGGCGATTGCGGTGATCCGCGCCGAACGACCTGACGTGGTGCTGCTGGATGTGCATCTGCCTGGCGGGAACGGCAACGGTGGTTCGGATGTCGTGACCGGTTGTGCCGGTGTGACCAACCAGGGCGACGCACCGGTGCGTTTCCTGGCGTTGTCGGTCTCGGACGCGGCCGACGACGTGATCTCGGTGATCCGGGCAGGCGCTCGCGGCTATGTCACCAAGACCATCTCTCCGACCGACCTGGTGACCGCGATCCACCGGGTGGCCGAGGGGGACGCCGTCTTCAGCCCGCGGCTCGCCGGCTTTGTTCTTGATGCGTTCGGCGCGACGGCCGGCGAGATCGCCGAGATCGATGAGGAACTCGACCGGCTCTCCGCGCGAGAGCGTGAGGTCATGCGGTTGATCGCGCGCGGGTATCAGTACAAGGAAGTCGCCAAGGAGCTGTTCATCTCGATCAAAACTGTTGAGACACATGTGTCTTCGGTGTTGCGGAAGCTGCAGTTGTCCTCCCGTCACGAGCTGACCTCATGGGCGATGCAGCGCCGGCTCTTGTGA
- a CDS encoding 4'-phosphopantetheinyl transferase family protein has translation MRMLLPTSFAVCETSGDIPAALPEFESVVTTSAQAARRAEFATGRWCARRALGDLDPAAAHQAVPVGDDRAPVWPPDVVGSITHCTGLRSAVVARRRDVVAVGVDAEPARPLPLDAVEVILRTNERQYAESALSTVVFTVKEALFKAWWPLTRTWLDFQQARVTLGDGTADVDVLTAHPDWPTGRAQVRWSMHDGLIRTAVWIPAEP, from the coding sequence ATGCGGATGCTGTTGCCGACGTCGTTCGCGGTCTGTGAGACCTCCGGCGACATCCCGGCTGCTCTGCCGGAGTTCGAGTCCGTGGTGACGACGAGTGCGCAGGCGGCGCGGCGAGCGGAGTTTGCGACGGGGCGATGGTGCGCACGTCGTGCACTTGGCGATCTCGATCCAGCGGCGGCGCATCAGGCCGTGCCGGTCGGGGATGACCGCGCTCCCGTGTGGCCGCCAGACGTCGTTGGTTCGATCACTCACTGCACCGGTCTGCGCAGTGCGGTCGTCGCGCGAAGACGCGACGTCGTGGCGGTGGGTGTCGATGCCGAGCCGGCCCGCCCGTTGCCGTTGGATGCGGTCGAGGTGATCCTGCGGACAAACGAGCGGCAGTATGCCGAAAGTGCTCTCAGCACAGTGGTTTTCACCGTGAAAGAAGCGTTGTTCAAGGCGTGGTGGCCGCTGACACGCACGTGGCTGGACTTCCAGCAGGCTCGCGTGACTCTCGGTGACGGCACCGCGGACGTCGACGTTCTGACGGCACACCCGGACTGGCCGACCGGTCGGGCGCAGGTGCGGTGGTCGATGCACGACGGCCTGATCCGGACCGCAGTGTGGATCCCTGCTGAGCCGTGA
- a CDS encoding DedA family protein, translating to MDHWLTTIPPFAVYLLAGLVVGVESLGIPVPGEIVLVAAAVMSAKHELSISPHGIAIAAVLGAVIGDTIGYTVGRRYGEKLFEFLGRRFPKHVNDDVIAYAEHVFARYGIFAVFFGRFVALLRIFAGPLSGSLKMHYPRFLAANLAGAICWAGGTTYLVYYLGRAAETYLSRFSYVALAVAVVAGLVASTMLRRRMEQNVQRYADQRRAYEASEPQD from the coding sequence GTGGACCACTGGCTGACGACGATCCCACCGTTCGCGGTCTATCTGCTGGCCGGGCTCGTGGTCGGAGTCGAGAGCCTCGGTATACCGGTGCCCGGCGAGATCGTGCTGGTCGCTGCGGCTGTGATGTCCGCCAAGCACGAGCTGTCGATCAGCCCGCACGGCATCGCGATCGCCGCTGTCCTCGGAGCCGTCATCGGCGACACGATCGGCTACACCGTCGGACGCCGTTATGGCGAAAAGCTTTTCGAGTTCCTCGGGCGGCGCTTCCCCAAACATGTCAACGACGATGTCATCGCGTATGCCGAGCACGTGTTCGCGCGCTACGGCATCTTCGCGGTCTTCTTCGGTCGCTTCGTGGCGCTGCTGCGCATCTTCGCCGGACCCTTGTCGGGATCGTTGAAGATGCACTACCCGCGATTTCTGGCCGCCAATCTCGCGGGCGCCATCTGCTGGGCCGGCGGCACGACCTACCTCGTGTATTACCTCGGCCGCGCTGCCGAGACCTACCTGAGCCGGTTCTCGTATGTCGCCCTCGCAGTGGCCGTCGTAGCGGGGTTGGTGGCCTCCACGATGCTGCGCCGCCGCATGGAGCAGAACGTGCAGCGCTACGCCGATCAACGACGCGCCTACGAGGCATCCGAACCGCAGGACTGA
- a CDS encoding serine hydrolase domain-containing protein yields MKLTETTAAHLTAHLTEAQRTSRVASTTAGVLRGGELVWSAAAGHIDGHPDGEKATTATQYRIGSISKSFTAVLVMQLVADGLVDLDDPVDRHLPELGPALAPARVGELLNHGSGLYAETLGDWWERSAGRSWEELLPSIRRAHRPGARFHYSNVGFAVAGRLVTEVLGTGRSRGWWGVIQDRILTPLGMRATTYSPTANAAPGLAIHPHADLLHDEPATDTGAMAPAGQLWSTIGDLSVFARFLTYGDPAVLPDDLRTAMHIPSLICDVPGESWSRAYGLGLDVVNRGGTRYVGHGGSMPGFQSVLRIDPSTGDGVILLVNDTAGIDLDAIGLLEASLALEPKVAQPWQVSSELDSGSHAHDLLPLTGTWYWGTRAHLLTVGPGDTLRLEPVHDGRGSRFEPTGPEEWRGLDDYFAGEILAVRRAADGAPYLDLASFRLTRTPYDPEADIPGGVGRGWTPSADARTRG; encoded by the coding sequence GTGAAGCTCACCGAAACGACCGCCGCGCACCTGACCGCTCATCTGACCGAGGCTCAGCGCACGAGCCGGGTCGCGTCGACGACGGCAGGGGTGTTGCGCGGTGGCGAACTCGTCTGGTCCGCAGCAGCTGGGCACATCGACGGCCATCCGGACGGCGAAAAGGCAACAACCGCAACGCAGTACCGCATCGGGTCGATCTCCAAGTCGTTCACCGCAGTGCTGGTCATGCAACTGGTCGCCGATGGCCTGGTCGACCTCGACGACCCGGTTGACCGGCATCTGCCCGAGCTCGGCCCGGCACTGGCGCCGGCGCGGGTGGGTGAACTGCTCAACCACGGCTCGGGCCTGTATGCCGAAACCCTCGGCGACTGGTGGGAACGCAGCGCCGGACGGTCCTGGGAGGAACTTCTGCCGAGCATCCGCCGTGCGCACCGCCCGGGAGCGCGATTTCATTACAGCAACGTGGGATTCGCGGTGGCCGGCCGCCTTGTCACCGAGGTGCTCGGCACCGGGCGCAGCCGCGGCTGGTGGGGCGTCATACAGGACAGGATCCTGACGCCGCTCGGAATGCGTGCCACGACATACAGCCCGACGGCGAACGCAGCGCCCGGGCTCGCGATCCACCCGCACGCCGATCTGCTGCACGACGAGCCCGCGACCGACACCGGCGCCATGGCACCCGCCGGCCAGCTGTGGTCGACGATCGGCGACCTGTCGGTCTTCGCGCGATTCCTCACGTATGGCGATCCGGCTGTGCTGCCCGACGACCTGCGCACCGCGATGCACATACCGTCGCTGATCTGCGACGTGCCAGGTGAATCCTGGTCGCGCGCCTACGGACTCGGCCTCGACGTCGTCAACCGCGGTGGCACCAGGTATGTCGGCCACGGTGGTTCGATGCCGGGTTTCCAGTCCGTCCTCCGGATCGACCCGTCGACCGGTGACGGCGTCATACTGCTCGTCAACGACACAGCCGGGATCGACCTCGATGCGATCGGCTTACTGGAGGCATCCCTCGCGCTGGAGCCGAAGGTTGCCCAGCCGTGGCAGGTTTCCTCAGAGCTCGACAGCGGCTCGCACGCGCACGACCTGCTACCCCTGACCGGCACGTGGTACTGGGGCACGCGCGCCCATCTGCTCACGGTCGGTCCGGGCGACACCCTGCGCCTCGAGCCGGTGCACGACGGGCGAGGATCTCGGTTCGAGCCAACCGGTCCTGAGGAGTGGCGTGGCCTGGACGACTACTTCGCCGGCGAGATCCTGGCCGTTCGACGCGCTGCAGACGGCGCTCCATACCTGGACCTGGCGAGTTTCCGACTGACACGCACGCCGTACGATCCGGAGGCAGACATACCAGGCGGGGTCGGGCGCGGTTGGACTCCGTCGGCCGACGCGCGAACCCGAGGATGA
- a CDS encoding ArsR/SmtB family transcription factor, with product MPLARNPRPASVTDAQLQAAAATFDLLSVPSRLHLVWILAGGEYDVSTLAELTDASVPATSQHLSKLRAAGVVSSRRHGRRQLYQVDDPHVQSILRRIFSHIAVDGTLTPDPKKPRPPRRPRFAPIA from the coding sequence ATGCCACTCGCTCGCAACCCGCGCCCAGCATCCGTCACTGATGCCCAATTACAAGCTGCTGCAGCGACATTCGACCTTCTGTCGGTGCCGAGTCGACTGCATCTGGTGTGGATTCTCGCTGGCGGCGAGTATGACGTCAGCACTCTCGCGGAACTCACCGATGCCTCTGTTCCGGCGACGAGCCAACACTTGTCGAAACTGCGCGCCGCAGGCGTGGTCAGCTCTCGACGCCATGGGCGACGGCAGCTGTACCAAGTCGACGACCCGCACGTGCAGTCGATCCTGCGACGCATCTTCAGTCACATCGCCGTCGACGGGACGCTCACGCCGGACCCGAAGAAGCCGCGGCCGCCGCGGCGCCCGCGCTTCGCGCCCATCGCGTGA